The following proteins are co-located in the Hyalangium minutum genome:
- a CDS encoding type IV pilus twitching motility protein PilT, giving the protein MARLDPIIEKLFKDSGQELQIETGGGVNMRTPNGLLPVLKQNLTTPQILSAIGELLPAERRSGFPPEGTLAFPYAAPAGQVQVTLEHVQGHVKVSMVPFTQLPAPAEEEKFELASPYEMLELAARAVDPGTIAQEAPATPPLELEPPAPAVVYAQVPNAAAASSAPVAVTPAPIPSNAFAETPAAPVVAAAPARVAPARPLTMPPVPTAAAPAAVPAAPAAQRGPSTLPPIPLPATPIAHAGPATHAPVPAPAAAAPGAAGPATHAPIPVPAAAPVAPAGPAAHPSVPVPATAAPVAPAGPATHPPVPVPATAAPVAPAGPATHAPVPVPATAALVAPAGPATHPPVPVPAAVAPAGSATHPPVPVPAPAVAAAAPIAAVPETRSPVPVTAVAAPVAHAGPATHPPVPVPAAAAPAASAGPTTLPPIPLPAAPITPAPPVTTAPVPAPTATVAAPAAPAGPTTLPPIPLPAAPISAPAASTAPAAPAAPSTLPPVPVAAAPAAAPVAPATPVAPVPPTPVTPPVQVAPAAPVTQAPVPVAAAAAPVLTPAAPAVSVEEAQDHRRAAEAQMLALMKEMLEREASDLHLTSETLPHMRIDGDMVAIEDYGVITHEKLQAMLFSIAPDKNRRQWEELRDTDFAYETSAARFRVNIFEDRRGIAAVLRQIPNKIRTAEEIGLPRHVLDLCFLTKGLVLVTGPTGSGKSTTLAALIDYVNRHREDHIITVEDPIEFVHKNKSCLVHQREVGVHTASFKNALRAALREDPDVVLVGEMRDLETIATAIETAETGHLVFGTLHTNTAASTVDRIIDQFPADRQPQIRMMLSESLKAVVAQTLCKRIGGGRVAAQEVLLCTGSVSNLIREGKTFQIPSVMQTSRGQGMVTLNDSLLDLVKKKVIEPNEALSKSVARSEMRAMLERAGFKVDAPGGATAAAPATAPGETPPPTK; this is encoded by the coding sequence ATGGCCAGGCTCGACCCCATCATCGAAAAGCTCTTCAAGGACTCCGGTCAGGAACTGCAGATCGAGACCGGGGGCGGTGTGAACATGCGCACCCCCAACGGGCTCCTACCGGTGCTGAAGCAGAACCTCACCACTCCGCAGATACTCAGCGCGATTGGGGAACTGCTGCCCGCGGAGCGGCGTTCCGGCTTCCCGCCGGAGGGCACGCTCGCGTTCCCGTATGCCGCGCCGGCGGGCCAGGTGCAGGTGACGCTGGAGCACGTGCAGGGCCATGTGAAGGTGTCGATGGTGCCCTTCACGCAGCTTCCGGCGCCCGCGGAGGAGGAGAAGTTCGAGCTGGCCTCGCCGTACGAGATGCTCGAGCTGGCGGCCCGGGCTGTCGACCCAGGAACGATCGCGCAGGAGGCGCCGGCAACGCCCCCGCTCGAGCTAGAGCCCCCGGCGCCCGCGGTCGTCTACGCGCAGGTGCCGAACGCCGCGGCCGCATCTTCCGCTCCGGTGGCGGTGACGCCCGCGCCGATTCCTTCGAATGCCTTCGCGGAGACTCCTGCGGCTCCGGTGGTGGCGGCTGCTCCCGCGCGTGTCGCTCCCGCGCGGCCTCTCACGATGCCTCCGGTGCCGACGGCTGCCGCGCCTGCCGCTGTGCCAGCGGCTCCGGCCGCTCAGCGGGGACCGTCCACCCTCCCGCCCATTCCTCTTCCCGCTACGCCTATCGCGCATGCGGGGCCTGCGACTCACGCGCCGGTTCCTGCTCCGGCTGCGGCGGCTCCTGGTGCAGCGGGACCTGCGACTCACGCGCCGATTCCTGTTCCCGCCGCCGCTCCGGTGGCTCCCGCAGGACCTGCAGCGCATCCGTCGGTCCCTGTTCCCGCCACGGCCGCTCCGGTGGCTCCTGCTGGACCTGCGACGCATCCGCCGGTTCCGGTTCCTGCCACGGCCGCTCCGGTGGCTCCTGCTGGACCTGCGACTCACGCGCCGGTTCCGGTTCCTGCCACGGCCGCTCTGGTGGCTCCTGCTGGACCTGCGACGCATCCGCCGGTTCCGGTTCCTGCTGCTGTTGCTCCCGCGGGATCTGCGACGCATCCACCGGTTCCGGTTCCTGCTCCCGCTGTGGCTGCGGCGGCTCCAATCGCTGCCGTGCCCGAGACGCGCTCGCCAGTTCCTGTCACCGCTGTGGCCGCTCCGGTAGCGCATGCAGGGCCTGCGACGCACCCGCCGGTTCCTGTTCCTGCAGCGGCCGCTCCTGCTGCTTCGGCGGGGCCGACCACCCTCCCGCCGATTCCCCTTCCGGCCGCTCCGATCACTCCGGCGCCACCGGTCACCACCGCGCCGGTGCCTGCACCCACCGCCACTGTGGCTGCGCCCGCCGCACCGGCGGGGCCGACCACCCTCCCGCCGATTCCCCTTCCAGCCGCTCCTATCTCCGCGCCTGCTGCTTCAACGGCGCCGGCCGCTCCCGCAGCGCCTTCGACGCTTCCTCCGGTGCCTGTGGCCGCCGCACCGGCTGCGGCTCCCGTGGCTCCCGCTACACCGGTCGCTCCGGTGCCGCCCACTCCGGTCACTCCGCCTGTCCAGGTTGCCCCTGCGGCTCCTGTGACTCAGGCCCCGGTGCCCGTGGCTGCCGCAGCGGCTCCCGTGCTGACGCCCGCCGCGCCCGCCGTCTCCGTCGAGGAGGCCCAGGACCACCGGCGCGCGGCTGAGGCGCAGATGCTCGCGCTGATGAAGGAGATGCTGGAGCGTGAGGCCTCGGACCTGCACCTGACGAGCGAGACGCTGCCGCACATGCGCATCGACGGCGACATGGTGGCCATCGAGGACTACGGCGTCATCACCCACGAGAAGCTCCAGGCGATGCTCTTCAGCATCGCTCCGGACAAGAACCGGAGGCAGTGGGAGGAACTGCGCGACACGGACTTTGCCTACGAGACGTCGGCGGCGCGCTTCCGCGTGAACATCTTCGAGGATCGGAGGGGCATTGCCGCGGTGCTGCGGCAGATCCCCAACAAGATCCGCACGGCGGAGGAGATCGGCCTGCCGCGGCACGTGCTGGACCTGTGCTTCCTGACGAAGGGGCTGGTGCTGGTGACGGGGCCGACGGGGAGCGGCAAGTCCACGACGCTGGCGGCGCTGATCGACTACGTGAACCGCCACCGTGAGGACCACATCATCACGGTGGAGGACCCGATCGAGTTCGTCCACAAGAACAAGAGCTGCCTGGTGCACCAGCGCGAGGTGGGGGTGCACACGGCCTCGTTCAAGAACGCGCTGAGGGCGGCGCTGCGCGAGGATCCGGACGTGGTGCTGGTGGGCGAGATGCGGGACCTGGAGACGATCGCCACGGCCATCGAGACGGCGGAGACGGGGCACCTGGTGTTCGGGACGCTGCACACGAACACGGCGGCGTCCACGGTGGACCGCATCATCGACCAGTTCCCGGCGGATCGTCAGCCGCAGATCCGGATGATGCTCTCCGAGTCGCTCAAGGCCGTCGTTGCCCAGACGTTGTGCAAGCGCATCGGCGGCGGGCGGGTGGCGGCGCAGGAAGTGCTGCTGTGCACGGGCTCGGTGTCGAACCTGATCCGCGAGGGGAAGACGTTCCAGATTCCCTCGGTGATGCAGACGTCGCGCGGGCAGGGGATGGTGACGCTGAACGACTCGCTGCTCGACTTGGTGAAGAAGAAGGTCATCGAGCCGAACGAGGCGCTGAGCAAGTCGGTGGCGCGCTCCGAGATGCGGGCCATGCTGGAGCGAGCGGGCTTCAAGGTGGACGCACCGGGTGGGGCCACGGCTGCAGCGCCGGCCACGGCACCTGGGGAGACGCCTCCACCCACGAAGTGA
- a CDS encoding heme NO-binding domain-containing protein, with product MHGIIFNQLRTYAQERMGEQGWETLVKEAKLPSRIYLAFQSYPDEEVGALVHAASRVMGRSVRFLLEDFGEFIVPGLMKIYRGVIQPGWGILEVVENVERIHEKVRKDPHAQPSRLDCHRVDASTVRVVYASPRKMCGMGIGLVRGLALALGQRADVKEKQCMHDGAPYCEFIVRRVG from the coding sequence ATGCACGGCATCATCTTCAACCAGCTCCGCACCTATGCGCAGGAGCGCATGGGCGAGCAGGGCTGGGAGACGCTCGTCAAAGAGGCGAAGCTCCCCTCGCGGATCTACTTGGCCTTCCAGAGCTACCCGGATGAAGAGGTGGGAGCGCTCGTCCACGCGGCCTCGCGGGTGATGGGGCGCTCCGTGAGGTTCCTACTCGAGGACTTCGGTGAGTTCATCGTCCCCGGGCTCATGAAGATCTACCGGGGAGTCATCCAGCCCGGGTGGGGCATCCTCGAAGTGGTCGAGAACGTCGAGCGCATCCACGAGAAGGTACGCAAGGATCCGCACGCCCAGCCGTCCCGATTGGATTGCCACCGCGTGGATGCCTCCACAGTGCGTGTCGTGTACGCCTCGCCCCGGAAGATGTGCGGGATGGGCATCGGCCTCGTGCGAGGGCTGGCTCTTGCGCTGGGGCAACGCGCGGACGTGAAGGAGAAGCAGTGTATGCACGACGGGGCCCCCTACTGCGAGTTCATCGTGCGGCGCGTCGGCTGA
- a CDS encoding LysM peptidoglycan-binding domain-containing protein has protein sequence MNYRIQSGDTLSRIARNYGTSVSALMKANPQIQDANKIYSGRSLNIPGSRDEFIPSSGRPGSAGRPSAPSQAGGATGPSAPSEGTRGPGGSPFDIAQANLGKNAGSLKMEKSGVGADMEDWVPNDVNCANFVSACLEQAGQIKDSQHNNSVYGLQGNLDKDPNFKRVSLAEAKPGDVVSMKTPGGQHVVMFAGMKDGKPQFIGSNNVNPDGSQKITISSMNYPIMSIHQYRG, from the coding sequence ATGAACTACCGCATTCAGTCTGGCGACACCCTCTCTCGGATTGCTCGCAACTACGGCACCTCCGTCAGCGCGCTGATGAAGGCCAATCCGCAGATCCAGGACGCCAACAAGATTTACTCCGGGCGCTCGCTGAACATCCCCGGGTCGCGTGACGAGTTCATCCCCAGCAGCGGCCGTCCGGGCTCCGCGGGCCGTCCTTCCGCTCCCTCGCAGGCGGGTGGCGCCACGGGCCCCTCGGCTCCGTCGGAGGGCACGCGCGGCCCCGGTGGCAGCCCGTTCGACATCGCCCAGGCGAACCTGGGCAAGAACGCCGGCTCGCTGAAGATGGAGAAGAGCGGCGTGGGCGCGGACATGGAGGACTGGGTCCCGAACGACGTGAACTGCGCCAACTTCGTCTCCGCGTGCCTGGAGCAGGCCGGCCAGATCAAGGACAGCCAGCACAACAACTCGGTGTACGGCCTGCAGGGCAACCTGGACAAGGACCCGAACTTCAAGCGCGTCTCGCTGGCCGAGGCCAAGCCGGGCGACGTGGTGAGCATGAAGACGCCGGGCGGGCAGCATGTGGTGATGTTCGCGGGCATGAAGGATGGCAAGCCCCAGTTCATCGGTTCGAACAACGTGAACCCGGACGGCTCCCAGAAGATCACCATCTCGTCGATGAACTACCCCATCATGTCGATCCACCAGTATCGTGGCTGA
- a CDS encoding tetratricopeptide repeat protein, which translates to MSPPFEDDLGPSGELEWARLKRQVELAEGFWLGFIFAPSARATAALRQRTERLLRGRTRSLSYFAPAGSDELPTVLASLLSKPEHASAGACWIEALQEDPGDGSAQPWHDSWLELVSRMNERRDAIRRHLGGGLILVSSPRMKPLFREAASDLWAIRALVIEFQPGEQLAHESHEPRHSLWESQTPPEWTLATKDLAYILAETGRLLAKPHARETPQAIDVLVRRAAALTAAGETGEALQDARQAMNLLRRHQGRVSTQQQVAVLETLARAEKAHGDLDAAADHFSRAAKFLKPASNRHRLLLLDEVASISRERGDLSLASDTYTEALALSRQLRSSLGDSPTALRDLSVSLERMGDVRLDLGDLNAAAAAYEESLALRRQLRSSLGDSPTALRDLSVSLNKVGDVRRDLSDLNASAAAYEESLALRRQLRSSLGDSPTALRDLSVSLTKMGDVRRDLGDLNAAAAAYEESLALCRQLRSSLGDSPAALRDLSVSLTKMGDARRDLGDLNVAAAAYEESLALSRHLRSSLSDSPTALRDLSISLNGVGDVRRDLGDLNAAAAAYEESLALCRQLRSSLGDSPTALRDLSVSLTRVGDVRRDLGDLNAATAAYEEFLALCRQLRSSLGDSPAALRDLSVSLEKVGDARLDLGDLNAAAAAYEESLALRRQLRSSLGDSPTALRDLSVSLNKVGDVRRDLSDLNASAAAYEESLALCRQLRSSLGDSPAALRDLSVSLTKMGDVRRDLGDLNAAAAAYEESLALCRQLRSSLGDSPTALRNLSVSLTKMGDVRRDLGDLNAAAAAYEESLALCRQLRSSLGDSPTALRDLSVSLNKVGDVRRDLSDLNAAAAAHEESLALRRQLRSSLGDSPTALRDLSVSLTKMGDVRRDLGDLNAAAAAYEEALALCRQLRSSLGDSLAVLRDLSVSLTKMGDARRDLGDLNVAAAAYEESLALSRHLRSSLSDSLTALRDLSISFNRVGDVRRDLSDLNAAAAAYEESLALCRQLRSSCGNSPTALRDLSVSLNKVGDVRLDLGDLSAATAAFEESLALCRQLRSIMGDTPDMRHLLIYVLTQLSDTRQSMGEGEASQAALREASSLRASSEQ; encoded by the coding sequence ATGAGCCCCCCGTTCGAGGACGACCTGGGTCCATCAGGCGAGTTGGAGTGGGCTCGGCTGAAGCGGCAGGTGGAACTGGCCGAGGGATTCTGGCTCGGTTTCATCTTCGCCCCGAGCGCAAGGGCCACGGCGGCACTACGTCAGAGAACGGAGCGGTTACTTCGGGGACGAACGCGCTCGCTCAGCTACTTTGCCCCGGCAGGCTCAGACGAGTTGCCGACAGTGCTGGCTTCACTACTCTCCAAGCCCGAGCATGCATCGGCTGGCGCGTGCTGGATCGAGGCATTGCAGGAGGATCCAGGGGATGGGTCCGCTCAGCCATGGCACGACTCCTGGCTGGAGTTGGTATCACGCATGAACGAGCGCCGGGATGCCATTCGGCGGCACCTCGGCGGCGGACTCATCCTGGTGTCGTCTCCACGGATGAAGCCGCTGTTTCGCGAAGCTGCCTCTGATCTATGGGCGATCAGGGCGCTGGTCATCGAGTTCCAGCCCGGAGAGCAGCTCGCTCATGAATCACATGAGCCCAGGCACTCACTTTGGGAGTCTCAAACGCCGCCCGAGTGGACACTGGCGACGAAGGACCTCGCTTACATCCTGGCAGAGACGGGGAGGCTTTTAGCCAAGCCACATGCACGTGAGACGCCCCAGGCGATCGATGTCCTAGTACGGAGAGCTGCTGCTTTGACCGCCGCAGGCGAGACGGGAGAGGCCCTACAAGACGCGCGGCAAGCCATGAACCTCTTGCGACGCCATCAAGGCCGTGTTTCCACACAACAACAGGTGGCTGTGCTGGAAACGCTCGCGCGAGCCGAAAAGGCCCATGGAGACCTGGATGCCGCTGCAGATCATTTCAGCAGAGCTGCGAAGTTCCTGAAGCCAGCGAGCAACAGGCATCGACTTCTGTTGCTTGACGAAGTCGCGAGCATCTCGCGTGAGCGAGGAGATCTCAGCCTCGCGAGTGACACATACACCGAGGCCCTCGCCCTCAGCCGCCAGCTGCGCTCCTCCCTCGGCGATTCCCCCACTGCCTTGCGCGACCTCTCCGTCTCTCTCGAAAGGATGGGAGACGTGCGCCTCGACCTCGGCGACCTGAACGCTGCGGCTGCTGCCTACGAAGAATCCCTCGCCCTCAGACGCCAGCTGCGCTCCTCCCTCGGCGATTCCCCCACTGCTTTGCGCGACCTCTCTGTCTCTCTCAATAAAGTGGGCGATGTGCGCCGCGACCTTAGCGACCTGAACGCTTCGGCCGCCGCCTACGAAGAATCCCTCGCCCTCAGACGCCAGTTGCGCTCCTCCCTCGGCGATTCCCCCACTGCCCTGCGCGACCTCTCCGTTTCTCTCACCAAGATGGGAGACGTGCGCCGCGACCTCGGCGACCTGAATGCTGCGGCCGCCGCTTACGAAGAATCCCTCGCCCTCTGCCGTCAACTGCGCTCCTCCCTCGGCGATTCCCCCGCTGCCCTGCGCGACCTCTCCGTCTCTCTTACCAAGATGGGAGACGCTCGCCGCGACCTCGGCGACCTGAATGTTGCGGCCGCCGCCTACGAAGAATCCCTCGCCCTCAGTCGCCACCTGCGCTCCTCCCTCAGCGATTCCCCCACTGCTCTGCGCGATCTCTCCATCTCTCTCAATGGAGTGGGAGACGTGCGCCGCGACCTCGGCGACCTGAACGCTGCGGCCGCCGCTTACGAAGAATCCCTCGCCCTCTGCCGCCAGCTGCGCTCCTCCCTCGGCGATTCCCCCACTGCCTTGCGCGACCTCTCCGTCTCTCTCACCAGGGTGGGAGACGTGCGCCGCGACCTCGGCGACCTGAATGCTGCGACCGCGGCCTACGAGGAATTCCTCGCCCTCTGCCGCCAGCTGCGCTCCTCCCTCGGCGATTCCCCCGCTGCCCTGCGCGACCTCTCCGTCTCTCTCGAAAAGGTGGGCGACGCGCGCCTCGACCTCGGCGACCTGAACGCTGCGGCTGCTGCCTACGAAGAATCCCTCGCCCTCAGACGCCAGCTGCGCTCCTCCCTCGGCGATTCCCCCACTGCTTTGCGCGACCTCTCTGTCTCTCTCAATAAAGTGGGCGATGTGCGCCGCGACCTTAGCGACCTGAACGCTTCGGCCGCCGCTTACGAAGAATCCCTCGCCCTCTGCCGCCAGCTGCGCTCCTCCCTCGGCGATTCCCCCGCTGCCCTGCGCGACCTCTCCGTTTCTCTCACCAAGATGGGAGACGTGCGCCGCGACCTCGGCGACCTGAATGCTGCGGCCGCCGCTTACGAAGAATCCCTCGCCCTCTGCCGCCAACTGCGCTCCTCCCTCGGCGATTCCCCCACTGCCTTACGCAACCTCTCCGTCTCTCTCACCAAGATGGGAGACGTGCGCCGCGACCTCGGCGACCTGAACGCTGCGGCTGCTGCCTACGAAGAATCCCTCGCCCTCTGCCGCCAGTTGCGTTCCTCCCTTGGCGATTCCCCCACTGCCTTGCGCGACCTCTCTGTCTCTCTCAATAAAGTGGGCGATGTGCGCCGCGACCTTAGCGACTTGAACGCTGCGGCCGCCGCCCACGAAGAATCCCTCGCCCTCAGACGCCAGTTGCGCTCCTCCCTCGGCGATTCCCCCACTGCCTTGCGCGACCTCTCCGTTTCTCTCACCAAGATGGGAGACGTGCGCCGCGACCTCGGCGACCTGAATGCTGCGGCCGCCGCTTACGAAGAAGCCCTCGCCCTCTGCCGTCAACTGCGCTCCTCCCTCGGCGATTCCCTCGCTGTCCTGCGCGACCTCTCCGTCTCTCTTACCAAGATGGGAGACGCTCGCCGCGACCTCGGCGACCTGAATGTTGCGGCCGCCGCCTACGAAGAATCCCTCGCCCTCAGTCGCCACCTGCGCTCCTCCCTCAGCGATTCCCTCACCGCTCTGCGCGATCTCTCCATCTCTTTCAATAGAGTGGGAGACGTGCGCCGCGACCTTAGCGACCTGAACGCTGCGGCCGCCGCTTACGAGGAATCCCTCGCCCTCTGCCGTCAGCTGCGCTCTTCCTGCGGCAATTCTCCCACCGCTCTGCGCGACCTCTCTGTCTCTCTTAACAAGGTGGGCGACGTGCGCCTTGACCTCGGCGACCTGAGCGCTGCGACTGCGGCCTTCGAGGAATCCCTCGCCCTCTGCCGTCAGCTGCGGTCCATCATGGGCGACACTCCGGATATGCGCCACCTGCTTATCTACGTCCTCACCCAGCTAAGTGACACGCGGCAATCGATGGGAGAGGGGGAGGCCAGTCAGGCTGCTCTCCGCGAGGCCTCCTCGCTCAGGGCGTCTTCCGAGCAGTAA
- a CDS encoding metallophosphoesterase, whose protein sequence is MSQASQRMEHEPQQDGVPLSQIPIGLVIRGLVAMLFAVSLVGALHGYIGLRLLSEPNLGQPWTAIGWTALWLLFFSIPLGFIASRRRPTLLNQVLYWTSMLWLGTFGLLLPSVLVADLVVGLWNLLGSAPEALALARGKAVAILAVVLPALAFAFLTARGRARIERLKIPVKKLGSGLHGVRVVQISDIHIGPTLDRHFLRRVVEQVNALQPDIIAVTGDLVDGSVRTLREEVKPLSELRAPLGVYYVTGNHEYYHGGAAWAAEVSGLGLTVLHNEHRVVERSEARLVVAGVTDHEGGRMDPAHACRPDLALAGAPEGVPRVLLAHQPRTAFLAKNLGVDLQLSGHTHGGQLFPFMFFVKLQQPVIRGLAHIAGVRVYTSRGTGYWGPPLRLGPAPEITELTLVAE, encoded by the coding sequence ATGTCGCAGGCCTCCCAGCGCATGGAGCACGAGCCGCAGCAGGACGGAGTCCCGCTGAGCCAGATTCCCATCGGGCTCGTCATCCGCGGCCTCGTAGCGATGCTCTTCGCCGTGAGCCTCGTGGGCGCCCTCCACGGCTACATCGGGCTCCGGCTGCTGTCGGAGCCGAACCTCGGACAGCCGTGGACGGCGATTGGCTGGACCGCCCTGTGGCTGCTCTTCTTCTCCATCCCGCTGGGGTTCATCGCGTCCCGCCGCCGGCCCACCCTGCTCAATCAGGTGCTGTACTGGACCTCCATGCTGTGGCTGGGCACCTTCGGCCTGCTTCTCCCCTCCGTGCTCGTGGCGGACCTCGTCGTCGGCCTCTGGAACCTGCTCGGCTCCGCGCCCGAGGCCCTGGCGCTCGCCCGGGGCAAGGCCGTGGCCATCCTTGCCGTGGTGCTGCCAGCGCTCGCCTTCGCCTTCCTCACTGCGCGCGGCCGGGCTCGCATCGAGCGGCTGAAGATCCCCGTGAAGAAGCTCGGCAGTGGGCTGCACGGCGTCCGCGTGGTGCAGATCTCCGACATCCACATCGGCCCCACCCTCGACCGGCACTTCCTGCGGCGCGTCGTGGAGCAGGTGAACGCCTTGCAGCCGGACATCATCGCGGTGACGGGAGACCTGGTGGACGGCAGCGTCCGCACGCTGCGCGAGGAGGTGAAGCCCCTCTCGGAGCTGCGCGCTCCGCTCGGCGTCTACTACGTCACCGGCAACCACGAGTACTACCACGGAGGCGCCGCCTGGGCCGCCGAGGTCTCCGGGCTGGGCCTCACCGTGCTGCACAACGAGCACCGTGTGGTGGAGCGCTCGGAGGCCCGGCTCGTCGTCGCAGGCGTGACGGACCATGAGGGAGGGCGGATGGATCCGGCCCACGCGTGCCGTCCGGACTTGGCGCTGGCGGGCGCTCCCGAGGGCGTGCCGCGCGTGCTCCTGGCCCACCAGCCGCGCACGGCCTTCCTGGCCAAGAACCTGGGAGTGGATCTGCAGCTCTCCGGACACACCCACGGCGGGCAGCTGTTCCCCTTCATGTTCTTCGTGAAGCTCCAGCAGCCCGTGATCCGGGGACTCGCGCACATCGCTGGCGTTCGCGTGTACACGAGCCGGGGCACCGGCTACTGGGGGCCTCCGCTGCGCCTGGGCCCTGCGCCAGAGATCACCGAGCTGACACTCGTGGCCGAGTAG
- the agmC gene encoding adventurous gliding motility protein AgmC has protein sequence MRIPLFLAGWLLAGGALAEPDTFGLGTGRDGVLQVLSPNRVINHVGALTANAAAGTKELTISNAGAFKAGELVLVHQSTGLLPAPASGDAAAIPLEASPVGRFEYARVEAATEASLRLTAPLQRSYAASAAQVVNVPEYTDVLVVEDGSLKAVPWNGSAGGILALMATGTLTNGGLIGADGAGFRGGAFINHLAGEGCTALDEAPGVGSSYKGEGLVAGRFGIAGGRGNLANAGGAGNCHSSGGGGGGHSGAGGQGGYSLGRLPQPDDVGGLGGAPLVYLPYERLVFGGGGGGGSGHVDVGTPGAAGGGVVLIRARDVVGTGRFSAMGASADYVASAGDDGAGGGGAGGAISLRAERTLTCGLVQASGGAGGDTRNVTNESGPGGGGGGGVVLLQGEFIACKVSVVAGYPGQSTAAGGPFGAGPSTIDSGAAYGSETTYSQPFRVPSAPVLTQPANGATGVARKPRIEGTAQPGVSVHLFLEGTEYAQVTADSTGAFVYDVPADLAEGAHELWASAEELGSYSLQSTPNRFDVTASSTGGVTSPSVFEVGCGCGASPGAGVGALTLVLVLGAARRRRQE, from the coding sequence ATGCGAATCCCCCTTTTCTTGGCTGGATGGCTCCTTGCGGGTGGTGCGCTGGCCGAGCCGGACACCTTCGGGCTCGGTACCGGCCGGGATGGCGTGTTGCAGGTGTTGAGCCCGAACAGGGTCATCAACCACGTGGGAGCGCTCACCGCGAACGCGGCGGCTGGAACGAAGGAGCTGACGATCTCCAACGCGGGAGCCTTCAAGGCGGGCGAGCTGGTGCTCGTGCATCAGTCCACGGGCCTGCTGCCCGCACCGGCCTCGGGAGATGCAGCGGCCATCCCGCTCGAAGCCAGTCCGGTGGGACGGTTCGAATACGCACGGGTGGAGGCGGCGACAGAGGCCTCGCTGCGGCTGACCGCGCCGCTGCAGAGGAGCTATGCGGCCAGCGCGGCCCAAGTGGTGAACGTGCCCGAGTACACGGATGTTTTGGTGGTCGAGGACGGCTCGCTGAAGGCAGTGCCCTGGAATGGGAGCGCGGGTGGCATCCTGGCGCTGATGGCCACGGGCACGCTGACCAATGGAGGGCTCATCGGCGCCGATGGCGCGGGCTTCCGTGGCGGCGCGTTCATCAACCACCTGGCAGGCGAAGGTTGCACGGCGCTCGATGAGGCTCCGGGGGTGGGCAGCTCCTATAAAGGAGAGGGGCTGGTGGCTGGGCGCTTCGGTATCGCGGGGGGACGGGGGAACCTGGCCAACGCGGGCGGGGCGGGCAACTGCCACAGCTCGGGCGGAGGAGGCGGAGGCCACTCGGGGGCGGGAGGCCAGGGAGGGTACTCTCTCGGACGGCTGCCGCAGCCGGATGACGTGGGAGGGCTGGGAGGTGCTCCCCTGGTCTATCTGCCCTACGAGCGCCTCGTCTTTGGAGGCGGAGGCGGGGGCGGAAGCGGCCATGTGGATGTAGGCACTCCAGGGGCGGCGGGCGGTGGGGTGGTTCTCATCCGTGCGAGAGATGTGGTGGGGACAGGCCGGTTCAGCGCCATGGGCGCCTCCGCGGACTATGTAGCCTCCGCGGGCGATGACGGTGCGGGAGGTGGAGGTGCGGGCGGTGCCATCTCCCTGCGCGCCGAGCGGACGCTGACGTGTGGTCTCGTGCAGGCCTCGGGCGGAGCGGGCGGAGACACCCGCAACGTGACGAATGAATCGGGGCCTGGCGGAGGCGGTGGCGGTGGCGTCGTCCTGCTGCAGGGCGAGTTCATCGCGTGCAAGGTCTCGGTGGTCGCGGGCTATCCCGGCCAGTCGACGGCGGCCGGTGGCCCCTTTGGGGCGGGCCCGAGCACGATCGATTCCGGTGCCGCCTACGGTTCCGAGACCACGTACTCACAGCCTTTCCGAGTGCCCTCGGCGCCCGTGCTGACCCAGCCCGCGAATGGTGCCACGGGCGTGGCGCGGAAGCCTCGCATCGAAGGCACTGCGCAACCGGGAGTCTCCGTTCATCTGTTCCTGGAGGGGACGGAGTATGCGCAGGTGACAGCGGACAGCACGGGGGCCTTTGTGTACGACGTGCCCGCGGATCTCGCCGAAGGTGCACATGAACTGTGGGCCTCGGCGGAGGAACTGGGGTCCTACAGCCTACAGTCCACGCCCAACCGCTTCGATGTGACAGCGTCCTCAACCGGCGGAGTGACGTCACCTTCGGTGTTCGAGGTGGGCTGCGGGTGCGGAGCTTCGCCCGGGGCAGGAGTAGGCGCCTTGACGCTGGTGCTGGTCCTGGGCGCTGCGCGCCGCCGCCGCCAAGAGTAG